The Vannielia litorea genome segment AACGCGGCGCTGTTTTGGCAATCGCCGAGAATTTTCAGAAAATTTGCGCAGTCCCTGTCATCGATTGCGGCAGAACCATGCCGCGCCGCCGCACCCCTTCAAAACAAGGCCGATCAAATGCGGCAGAAACAATCGCGCAGGGCGGTCAGCATTGTTTCGGGCGGGCAATGGGGCAGGGGGGCGGCAGGGCCTGCCGCATTGGTGCCGGATTCTACAGCCGGATCACCGAAATCAGCCGCCCGTAGTCCGCCTCGCCCCGGTGGGTGGTGCGCCGGAAAGAGTAGAATCGCGTGGGGTCCGAATAGGTGCAATGCCCGGTCCATTCCGCCGTGCCCACACCCGCCTCGCGCAGCATGTGCAGCCCGAAGCCCGGCAGGTCAAATTGCATCCGGTCGCCCTCGCCCCCGGCAAAGAAACGGGCAAACTCCGGGTCCTCGGCCATGAAGTCCTCAAAGAACTCCGGGCCAACCTCATAGGCCCGCTGGCTGATCGAGGGGCCGATCACGGCGGCGATGTTCTCGCGCCGCGCGCCCAGCGCCTCCATCGCCTCCACCGTCCGCGCCAGCACCCCCGCCAGCGCGCCGCGCCAGCCCGCATGGGCCGCGCCGACCACGCCCGCCTCCGCATCGGCAAACAGCACCGGCTGGCAATCTGCGGTGAGGATGCCCAGCGCCACGCCCTTCGTGGCGCTCACCAGCGCATCGGCCTTCGGCTTCGCATCGCCCAGCGGCCCCGTCACCGTGACCACATCGGGCGAATGCACCTGATGCACCGTCACCAGCGCGTCGGGGGCCACGTCCATCGCGCCCGCCACCCGCACCCGGTTCAGCGCCACCGCATCGCTCAGGTCGCTCGACCCGCCGCCGCAGTTCAGCCCCTCGAACACGCCCGAGGAGGCTCCACCCTTGCGGGTGAAGAACCCGTGCGACACGGGGGCGAGGGCCGGGGAAGTGATGATCTCTAGGGTCAACTGTTCAGGTTCCGGGGGTCAAAAGCCGGGCGGCGTTGCCGTGTTGGAGGGATGAAGGGCAAGACACTTGAAGAGCCTCCCCATTTCCTCGGGGTGGGTCAAGCGGCGATGGGCGGCGATATGTTCGCTCAGCGCCGCGCCGGTCAGCCGCCCCGCCAGCGCCTGCGCCCGCGCGGTGATGCCCAGCCGTTCGAGGAACACCCCCTGCGGCGTGAGCGGTGCCGCCTCCGCCGGGCCGCGCGCGGCGGCCAGCGCGCCGAAATCCACATGCGCCGTCAGGTCCGCCTCGCCCGGCGTCTCCAACACGCCCACCGGCGCATGGGCCCGCAGCGCCTGCACCGTGTCGCCTTTCGAGAGCACATCGCCATAATCCACGATCAGCGCCACGCCCGCCCGGTGCCGCGCCAGCCGCTGCCCGATCTCGCCCGCAACCTTGGCCGCCTCCGCGCAGGTTTCCACCAAGTCGCCCGGCGCGGTGTCTTCCAGCCGGTAGTCCAGCTCCGGCGCCTGCACCGGCCGCGTGGCAAAGCCAAAGCCCTCGCCCTCCAGACCCACGCAGCGCTCGTGCCAGCCACCCTCCACCCGGATGAACTGCCGCACCGGCAGAGCATCGAAGAACTCATTGGCTACGAGGTAAAGCGGCCCCTCAGGCAACTGCTCCACCCGCTCGACCCAGCGCGGGGCAAAACCTTCGAGCGCCTCGGCCTGCACCGCCTTCAGCGCGGGCGAAGTCTCCACCAGCACCACCTGCGCCGCCTCCGCAAAGCCGGGTGCCTTGCCCGCAGCCCGCAAGATATCCGCCATCAACGTCCCGCGCCCCGGCCCCACTTCGGCCAGCACAAAGGGTGCCGGCCCACCCTGATCCATCCAGACCTGCGCCAGCCACAGCCCGATCATCTCGCCGAACATCTGGCTGATCTCCGGCGCGGTTATGAAATCGCCCGCCGCGCCCAGCGGGTCGCGCGTGGTATAATAGCCGTGCTCGGGGTCGGTCAGGCAGGCGGCCATCCAGCCATCCATGCCCATCGGCCCCTCTGCCGCGATCCGCGCCTTCAGCTTCTCTTCAAGCGCGGTCATGCCACCGCGGCACGGCGCCTGCGGATCAGCGCATAGGCGATCAGCGCGATCCCCAGCGCCACCATCGGCAGGCTCAACTGCTGGCCCTTGGTGATCCCCCACTCGCCGAGCCGCATCACATAGCCCGCCGGGTTTTCCGCGGTGATGAACTGGTCATCCGCCAGCCGGTAGAACTCCACGATGAAGCGCGACACCCCGTAACCGAGGAAGAACACGCCCACCGTCAGCCCCGGCACCTTGAAGCTGCCGCGCAGCGCCATCACCAGCACGATCACCCCCAACAGCAGCCCCTCCAGACCCGCCTCGTAAAGCTGGCTCGGATGGCGGGCCACCTCGGCGCCGGTGTAAAACCACTGCCCCGCCACCGCGCAGCCCTGTGCCACCGGGTCAAAGCACATGGAAGGGAACTTCACGCCCCAGGCCACATCGGTCGGGCGGCCATAAAGCTCGGCGTTGATGAAGTTGGCGATCCGGCCAAAAAACAGCCCCGGCGGCACGCAAACGGCGAGCAGATCGGCGATGTTCATCTTGTTGATCGCGTTGCGGGCGCAAAAGATCCACACCCCGATGATCACGCCCAAGAGCCCGCCATGAAAGGCCATGCCGCCATCCCACAGCCGCAGGATATCGCCGGGGTTTTCGAGGTAATGCCCCGGCTTGTAGAACAGCACGTAGCCCAGCCGCCCGCCAAGGATGATGCCCAGCACGATCCAGGTGAGCATGTCATCCGCCTTCTCGCGGCTCATCGGCACCTGGTTGCCCGGCCACAGCCGCGCCTTGCCTGAAAGCGCCACGCCCATCCGCCACCCGGCGATGATGCCCGCGATATAGGCCAGCGCATACCAGCGCAGCGAAAACTCCATGCCGAAGAGCGGCAGCGTAAAGATCGCGGGGTCGATCTCGGGGAAGGGGATGAGTGCCTGCATGGGCGCAATTGGCCGCGAGTGCGGGGTGGTGTCAACCTTGCACATTTGCCCGCGAAGCCCCATATGAACGGCCAAGGTGAGCACCCCTGCGAGCCAGCCCGAACGGAGGCCCCATGCAGACCCGCAACAAGCTTTTCGACGATCTCTCCCAGCTGATGACCAACGCCATGGGCGTGGCCCAGGGCGCAAAGGACGAGGCCGAGACGGCACTGCGCGGCTGGATGGACCGATGGCTTGTCGACCGTGATTTCGTGACCCGCGAAGAGTTCGACGCGGTCCGCGCGATGGCCCAGAAGGCCCGCGAGGAGAACGAGGCGCTCAAGGCCCGGCTCGACGCGCTGGAGGCCGCCGCCGCCAAGAAGTAGGCCCGCCTTCCTCCAACCCAGCAAGCGGCGTCCCCTCGGGCGCCGTTTTCGTCTCTGCCCCTCTGCCCCTCTGCCCGCGCCCGCCCCGCCAAAACCCGCCAAGCCGGATTTCGTGGGTGCCTATTCTTTCTCCACAACTTATTGCGGTATGCGGCAAGATTTGGCTTTACACACGCACCCCTCTACGCGCACGATATCTAGTAAGGGCGGATGGAAAACCCACCGTTCCTAGAGCAGGCAACAAGTTCTGGCGGCCGCAGAGCCAGCGGAACGAGCAACAAAGGGGCCGGGCATGTCACTTTCCGAATCTTACTTGGAATCCGAGGATCTTCACCCGATCGACATCGTCGAGAACTTGGCGGAGCACCACGCGTGGGATTTCGACCGTATCGCGGATGACCAGATCGCAATGGCGGTCGAAGGCCAGTGGCGCACCTACTCGATCACCCTCGCATGGTCCGGCTACGACGAGACCCTGCGCCTGATCTGCACCTTCGAGATGGAGCCGCCGGAAGACAAGCACGGCGCTCTCTACGAGGTGCTGAACTCGGTCAACGATATGTGCTGGGCCGGGGCCTTCACCTACTGGGCCGAGCAAAAGCTCATGGTCTACCGCTACGGGCTGGTGATGGGCGGCGGCCAGATGGCCCACCCCGAACAGATCGACAAGCTGATCGGCGCCGCGGTGTCCGCCGCCGAGCGCTTCTACCCGGCGATGCAGCTGGTCGTCTGGGGCGACCGCACCGCCAAGGATGCCATGCAGGTCGCCATCGCCGAGGCCTACGGCCGCGCCTGACGCACCGCGCAGCGCACAGTTTTCAGCGGGCGTCCCACCACGGGGCGCCCGCTGCCGTTTGGCCCTCCGGTTATCGGGTTGCACCCCCGCCGCGCCGCAGTAGTCTCGCCCGAGATTTCAGCGAGGCCGGAACCATGATGGATGAACTCAACACACGCGGGCTTGTGCTCCTTGGCTGCGGCAAGATGGGCGGCGCCATGCTCGCAGGCTGGCTCGCGGGCGGGCTGAAGCCCGAGGCCGTCACCGTGCTCGACCCGCACCCCTCCGACTGGCTCAAGGCCCAGACCGGCGTGCGCATCAACACGGATCTGCCCGAAAGCCCCGCCGTCGCCATCATCGCCGTGAAACCGCAGATGATGGGCGATGCGCTGCCCGCCCTGCGCGCCCTCGGCGCCGCCACCACCTTCGTCTCCATCGCCGCAGGCACACCCATCGCCGCCTTCGAGGAGGCGCTAGGCGCGGTGCCGGTGGTCCGCGCTATGCCCAACACCCCAGCCGCCGTGGGCCGGGGCATCTCTGCCGTCATCGGCAACAGCGCGGTCACGCCCGAACAGCTCGACATGGCCTGCGACCTGCTCTCCGCCGTGGGCGAGGTCGTGCGGCTTGAGAACGAAGACCAGATCGACGCGGTCACCGGCGTCAGCGGCTCCGGCCCGGCCTATGTGTTCCACATGATCGAGGCGCTGGCGCAGGCTGGCGAAGCGCAGGGTCTCGCCCCCGAGCTTGCCATGCAACTCGCCCGCGCCACTGTCTGCGGGGCAGGGGAATTGGCCCATAGCGATGCCGAAACCTCCGTCGCCCAACTCCGCAAAAACGTCACCTCCCCCAATGGCACCACGCAGGCCGGGCTGGAGGTTCTTATGCCCGAACTGCCCGACCTGATGCGCCGCACGGTCGAGGCCGCCACCAACCGAGCAAAGGAACTGCGCTCATGAGCGAGATCACATTCGACGACTTCATGAAGGTCGATATCCGCGTCGGCACCATCACCAAGGTCGAGCCCTTCCCCGAGGCCCGCAAGCCCGCCTACAAGCTCTGGGTCGACTACGGCGATGAGATCGGCGTCAAGAAATCCTCCGCCCAGATCACCGTGCACTACACGCTCGAAGAGTTGGTCGGGCGGCAGGTGATGGGCGTGGTCAACTTCCCGCCCCGCCAGATCGGCCCGTTCATGTCCGAGGCGCTTGTGCTGGGCGTGCCGGATGAAAACGGCGAAGTCGTGCTGCTCGGCCCCGGGCAGGCGGTGCCCATCGGCGGGCGGATGTTCTGAGCCGCGCGCCTACCGCCCCATCGCCTCACGCCAGTGACGGCGGCACAGGCTGAGATAGGTCTCGTTGCCGCCGATCTGCACCTGCGCCCCCTCGCGCAGCACCTCGCCGTCCTCGCCCATCCGCACCACCATCGTGGCCTTCTTGCCGCAATGGCAGATGGTGCGCACCTCGCGCATCTCGTCGGCCAGCGCCAGCAGGGCGGCAGAGCCGGGGAACAGCTCCCCCATGAAATCCACCCGCAGGCCGTAGCACATCACCGGCACGCCGAGGTCATCGACCACCTTCGCCAATTGCCAGACCTGTGCCTTGGTCAAAAACTGCGCCTCGTCGATGAACACGCAGGCGCAGGGGCCGCGCTTCATCCGCGCGTCGATCTTGTCAAAGAGGTCATCGCAGTCGGTGAAGGTATCCGCCGCCGCTTCCAGCCCGATCCGGCTGCCGATGGTGCCCTCGCCGGCGCGATCGTCGAAGGCCACGTTCAGCAGGTAGGTCTCCATCCCGCGCTCACGGTAGTTGTGCGAGGCCTGAAGCAGAATGGTGCTCTTGCCCGCATTCATCGTGGAGTAGTGAAAATAGAGCTTGGCCATCCGCCACCCATCCCCTCAGCGATCTGCGGGTCTAAGAGCACAAGCCCCGCCCCGGCACAACCGCCGCACGCCCCGTCCGCGCCCGGTTAACCCTTCCGGCGCAGAATCCGGCAGCCAAGCCGAGGAGCGCGCCCCATGCCCGTCGACCCCGAGAAGATGACCAAGATCGAGCGCCAGCACTTCATGTATGGCGTCGATGCCCTGCGGATGATCGAGCACGATATCCACGACCGCCTGTGGGATCTCAAGGGCTGCCCGCCCGACTGGCACGACATCTGGCGCGACGATGACCGGCGCGACGTGAAACGCGCGCGGGTGACGATGTCGCTCGACGCCGATGTGCTCAAATTCTTCCGCGCCCTCGGCCCCGGCTACCAGCCCCGCATCAACCGCGTGCTCCGCGCCTTCATGCACATGCGGCTGGCAAAGGTGATCGAAGGCCCGGATGTGAACGACTACATCCTCCGCCCCGAAGACCTCGCCTCCAAACGCCGCCGCCGGGCGGAATACGGCGATAGTGAGGAGGGGGTCTAGCACCGCCTTTTCGGCTGCGGCACCGGCAAAGCGCCCGCTCCACCGCGGCGCGGGGTGCAGCGCCGCGCTAGGGCTTTTGAGCCTCCGGCGGGAGTATTTAGGGCAAGAAAATGCAGCCGCAGCTGTTCATCTTCTTGCGCCAGCAACGCCCGCCGCAGGCGCTCACACGGGGCGCGTCACGCCTGCTGGAGCGACCGCACCACAAGCTCTCCCTCGTCCCGCGACTTCATCGCCAGCGCCGCCGCATGGCTGGCCGCCAGCGTGGTGAAATAGGGGATGCGGTCGCTCAGGCAGACCGCCCGCATGCTCCGCGAGTCCTCCACCGATTGCGCACCCTCGGTCGAGTTCATCACCAGGCAGATGTCGCCGTTCTTCATGGCGTCCACCACATGGGGCCGGCCCTCGTAGGCCTTGTTCACCACTTCCGCCTCGATCCCGTGCTCCGCGAGGAAGCTGGCGGTGCCGCGCGTGGCGATCAGCGGAAAGCCGAGGCCGGTGAGCACCTGCGCCGTTTCCACCAGTTGCGCGCCCTTGTCGTCTTCCTTGATCGACAAGAACACCTTGCCCGCCCCCGGCTTCGGCAGGATCGTCCCCGCCCCGAGCTGCGCCTTCAGGAAGGCCCGCGCAAAGCTGCGGTCCCAGCCCATCACCTCACCGGTGGAGCGCATCTCCGGCCCCAGCAGCGTGTCGACGCCGGGGAAGCGGCCAAAGGGCATCACCGCCTCTTTCACCGAGAACCACGGCGTGCGGAAATCGGCCAGCGCCAGCGGGTCGCCCATCGGGATCGGGGTGTTCTCGTCCACCGGCACATGCGGCGCGGCCACCGGGAAATCCGAGAGCTTTTCGCCCGCCATCAGCCGCGCGGCGATGGAGGCAATGGCGCTGTCGGTCGCCTTGGCGACGAAGGGCACGGTGCGCGAGGCCCGCGGGTTCACCTCGATGAGGTAAATCTCGTTCTCGCCCGCCGCGTTGGGTTTGACCGCGAACTGCACGTTCATCAGCCCGACCACATGCAGCGCTACGGCCAGCGCCTTGGTCTGCTCGATGAGCGCATCCACCGTCTCTTTCGGCAGCGTGTGCGGCGGCAGCGAGCAGGCAGAATCGCCCGAGTGGACGCCCGCCTCCTCGATGTGCTGCATGATGCCCGCCACATGCACGTTCTCGCCGTCGCAGAGCGCATCCACGTCCACCTCGGTCGCACCGGAGAGGTAGCTGTCGAGCAGCACCGGGCTGTCGCCCGACACCACCACAGCCTCGCGGATGTAGCGCTCCAGCCCGGCCATATCGCGGACGATCTCCATAGCCCGGCCGCCCAGCACGTAGGAGGGGCGGATCACCAGCGGAAAGCCGATGTCGGCGGCAATGCTCAGCGCTTCTGCGTCCGAATGGGCGATCCCGTTCTTAGGCTGCTTCAGCCCCAGCCGGTTGACGAGGTCCTGAAACCGCTCGCGGTCTTCGGCAAGGTCGATCGCATCAGGCGTGGTCCCGAGGATCGGAATACCCTCGGCTTCCAGCGCATTGGCCAGTTTCAGCGGCGTCTGCCCGCCAAATTGCACGATCACCCCATGCAGCGTGCCCGCCTCCTGCTCCACCCGCAGGATCTCCATCACATGCTCAAAGGTCAGCGGCTCGAAGTAGAGGCGGTCCGAGGTGTCATAGTCGGTCGAAACCGTCTCCGGGTTGCAGTTGACCATGATCGTCTCATAGCCCTGCCCGGTGAGCGCAAAGCAGGCGTGGCAGCAGCAGTAATCGAACTCGATGCCCTGGCCGATCCGGTTCGGCCCGCCGCCGAGGATCACCACTTTCTTCGCAGTCGAAGGCCGCGCCTCGCATTCCACCTCGCCCATCGCCGGGTGCTCGTAGGTCGAATACATGTAAGGCGTCTGCGCCTCGAACTCGGCCGCGCAGGTGTCGATCCGCTTGAAGCTGGCAACCACGCCGAGGTTCAGCCGCGCCCGGCGGATGTTGGCCTCGTCGCGGCCCGTCAGCTTGGCGAGGCGCGCATCGGTAAAGCCCATCATCTTGACGTGCCGCAGCCCCTCTTCCTCAATCGGAAGCCCGTTCTTGCGCAGCTCGGCCTCGGTCTCCACGATCTCGCGGATGCGGGCGAGGAACCACGGGTCAAACGCCGTGGCGGCCTGAATGTCGTCGTCCGAAAGCCCGTGGCGCATCGCCTGGGCGATCACCCGCAGCCGGTCGGGGGTCTTCTCCGAGAGCGCCTTGGTCACGGCGGCCTTCTCCGGCGCGCCGGGAATCTCGATCTCGTCAAAGCCGGTCAGGCCGGTCTCCATCGAGGCCAGCGCCTTCTGCATCGATTCGTGGATCGTGCGGCCAATGCTCATCGCCTCGCCGACCGACTTCATCGCGGTGGTCAGCTCGGGCTTGGCGCCCGGGAACTTCTCAAAGGCAAAGCGCGGGATCTTGGTGACCACGTAGTCGATGGTCGGCTCAAAGCTGGCGGGCGTCACCTTGGTGATGTCATTGTCCAGCTCGTCCAGCGTGTAGCCCACGGCCAGCTTGGCGGCGATCTTGGCAATCGGGAAGCCGGTCGCCTTGGAGGCCAGCGCCGAAGAGCGGCTCACCCGCGGGTTCATCTCGATCACCACCATGCGGCCATCGGCAGGGTTCACCGCCCACTGCACGTTGGAGCCGCCGGTCTCCACCCCGATCTCGCGCAGCACGGCAATGCTGCCGTTGCGCATGATCTGGTATTCCTTGTCGGTCAGCGTGAGGGCAGGGGCCACGGTGATCGAGTCGCCGGTGTGCACGCCCATCGGGTCGACGTTCTCGATCGAGCAGATGATGATCGCGTTGTCCGCCTTGTCGCGGACAACCTCCATCTCGAACTCTTTCCAGCCCAGCAGCGACTCGTCGACGAGGATCTGGTTCACCGGCGAGGCATCCATGCCGGTGCGGCAGTAATGGATGTAATCCTCGCGGTTGTAGGCCACGCCGCCGCCGGTGCCGCCAAGGGTAAAGGCAGGGCGAATGATGGCGGGCAGGCCGATCTCTTCCAGCTCGTCGAGCGCCATCTGCACGCCCGCATCCAGATCGGCATCGCCGTTGCCCTTCTTGGGTGCGGTGATGATGGTCGCCTTTGGGTTCTCCAGCCCGATCCGGTCCATCGCCTCGCGGAAGAGCTTGCGGTCCTCGGCCATCTCGATGGCCTCGCGCTTGGCGCCGATCATCTCCACGCCGAACTTGTCGAGCACGCCCATCTCTTCGAGCTTCAGCGAGGTGTTCAGCCCGGTCTGGCCGCCCATCGTGGGCAGCAGCGCGTCGGGGCGTTCCTTCTCGATGATCCGGGCCACGACCTCGGGGGTGATCGGCTCGATATAGGTCGCGTCGGCCAGCTCCGGGTCGGTCATGATGGTGGCCGGGTTGGAGTTGACGAGGATCACCCGGTAGCCCTCTTCGCGCAGCGCCTTGCAGGCCTGTGCGCCGGAGTAGTCGAACTCGCAGGCCTGCCCGATCACAATGGGCCCTGCGCCGATGATCATGATGGAATTGATATCGGTTCTCTTAGGCATGGTCGTTCCCCGGGTCGGCGCAAATTGTCGTGCGTTATAGGGATGGGGCGGGCGAGGGCAAGGGGGTCAAGGCCAGAAGGCGCAGATTGCTCCCGATGCCGCTCCTTTTCCGGCCCTCGCGCCCGGCTGCACTGGCGGATTGAGGATCTGCAGCAAGAAAATGCAGCAGGGTCGGCAAGGCCACCAACCGGGGCGTGCTCCGACAGCCTAAAATTTGACTCAAATGCCCGCCACCGCGCGCGCCACTCTTTCGGCCCCTGTGCTCTACCTTGTCCATTTTCTTGCTCCAAATATCCCCGGGGGTGTGGGGGCAGCGCCCCCACTCCAACGGTCGCCCCCATACCATCGGCTGCATTGACCCCACCTTCCCCCCGCGCAAGGGTTTCCGGCCCGCGGCGCAGGTTTCCGATCGCGTCCCCGGCATGACGTTTCCGCCGCTTCCATGGTCGTGCCGGGCGTTTTGCCTCATCGGGGGGCATGCCATAAGGTCGGGGCAGCAGGAGGAGAGCCAGCCAGAATGAACAAGGCGAGCAAAGAGTTTACCCGCCGGGATGCCAGCCAGCCCAAGGGCCGGCAGGTCGATGAGGCGGCGCTGGACGAGGTCACCCGGCTGTTGGGCGATCTGCCCCGCCGCCGCGATCTTCTGATCGAGGCGCTGCACCTGATTCAGGACGCCAAGGGCCATCTCTCCGCCGCCCATCTCGCCGCGCTGGCCGAGCTTTTCCGCCTCGCGCAGGCCGAGGTCTACGAGGTTGCCACTTTCTATCACCACTTCGACGTGGTGAAGGAGGGCGAGGCCGCGCCCGCCCCGGTGACCATCCGCGTCTGCGAATCTCTCACCTGCAGCCTCGCGGGCAGCGCCAAGCTGATCGAGACCCTGAAGGCCTCCACCGACCCCGAGCGCGTCCGCATCCAGCCCGTGCCCTGCATCGGCGCCTGTGACCGCGCGCCCGCCGGTCAGGTCGGCAAACGCGCGGTCGATCGCGCCACCCCCCAGAGCCTCACCGAGGCCGCCACCGGCCCGCTCGCCCCGGTGATTCCCGATTACGAGGGGCTGGAGGCCTACCGCGCGGGCGGCGGCTACGGCATCTACGAGAAGATTCGCGCAGGCGAGATCACCCCCGACGCCGCGATTGACACCATGTCGGACGCAGGCCTGCGCGGCCTCGGCGGCGCGGGCTTTCCGGCAGGCAAGAAATGGGGCTTCGTGCGCGGCTACGAGGCGCCCCGGCTGATGACCGTCAATGGCGACGAGGGCGAACCCGGCACCTTCAAGGATCGCTGGTGGCTCGAGCGCAAACCGCACCGCATGCTGGAGGGCGCGCTGATCGCTGCACATGTCGTCGGCTGCGACCGCATCTACATCTACATGCGCGACGAGTATCCGGCGGTGCTGGAGATCCTGCGCGCCGAGGTCGAGGCGCTGGAGCACGCGGGCCTCGCCCATGTGCCCATCGAGATCCGCCGCGGGGCAGGGGCCTACATCTGCGGCGAAGAGAGCGCGATGATCGAGAGCATCGAGGGCAAGCGCGGCCTCCCGCGACACCGCCCGCCCTATATCGCCGAGGTCGGCCTGTTCGGGCGGCCCACGCTGAACCACAATGTCGAAACCCTTTCTTGGGTGCCCGATATCCTCGCCAACGGCGCGGAGTGGTTCGCCGCCAAGGGCCAGACGCCCGACAACAAGGGCCTGCGAAGCTATTCCGTCTCGGGCCGCGTGGCCGAGCCGGGCGTCAAGCTCGCCCCCGCCGGCATCCCCCTGCAGGAGCTGATCGACGACCACTGCGGCGGCATGGCGGAGGGCCACACCCTCAAGGCCTTTCTCCCCGGCGGCGCCTCGGGCGGCGTGTTCCCCGCCTCCGAGGCCCACCGCCCGCTCGACTTCGGCGAATTCGAGAAGGACGGCGGCTTCATGGGCTCCCATGCGGTGATGATCCTTTCCCAGGACGATTCGGTGCGCGAGGCGGTGCTGAACCTGACGCATTTCTTCGAGCACGAGAGCTGCGGCCAATGCACCCCCTGCCGCTCCGGCACCGCCAAGGCGGCGGCGATCCTCGCGGGCGACACCCCCTCGACCGACCTGCTGAACGACCTCATCACCGTGATGACCGACAGCTCGATCTGCGGCCTCGGCCAGGCGGCGGGCAACCCGATCCGCCACCTCATCCGCTACTTCCCGGAGGAGCTGGCATGACTACGCCCCGTAGGGTGGGCAATCTGCCCACCACCTGCTCCCCTATGGAGACCCCGCAATGAAAGACCTACCCACCTCCGTCACCTTCCTGCTCGACGGCAAGGAAGTCACCGCCTCCCCGGATGAAACCATCTGGCAGGTCGCCAAGCGGGAGGGCACCGCCATCCCGCACCTGTGCTACAAGGACGACCCCGAGTATCGCTCCGATGGCAACTGCCGCGCCTGCATGGTCGAGATCGAGGGCGAGCGCACCCTTGCCGCCTCCTGCAAACGCCGCGTCTCCGAGGGCCTCAAGGTTTCCACCGCCACCGACCGCGTCACCACCAACCGCCGCCTCGTCTTCGACCTGCTGGCCTCCGACATGCCCGCCCGCGACCAGTCCCCAAACCCGGACGCCCGCTTCTGGCGCCAGGCCGACCTCGCCGGCCTGACCGAAACCCACTTCCCCTCCACCCGCCCCGGCGCCCGCGCCGAAATCCCGGTGGACAGCATCTTCCACGACGCCTCCCACCCCTCCATCGCCGTCAACCTCGACGCCTGCATCTCCTGCACCCTCTGCGAGCGTGCCTGCCGTGACGTGCAGGTCAACGACGTGATCGGCATGGCCTCGCGCGGCACCGGCAACCTGCCCGTCTTCGACCAGAACGACCCGATGGGCCTTTCCTCCTGCGTCGCCTGCGGCGAATGCGTACAGGCCTGCCCCACCGGCGCGCTGATGGAAAAGACCTTGCTGAACGACGAGGCCACCAAGCGCACCGAATACGCCGAGAAGAAGGTCGAGAGCGTCTGCCCCTTCTGCGGCGTCGGCTGCCAGACCGAGCTTTCCGTGAAGGACGGCAAGATCATCCAGGTCGAAGGCCGCAAAGGCCCCGCCAACCGGGGCAAGCTCTGCATCAAGGGCCGCTTCGGCTATGATTACGTCCTCTCCCCAGAGCGCCTGACCAAGCCGCTGATCCGCCGCGACGACGCCCCCAAGGACGCTCACGCCAAGCTCTCAACCGACCGCATCCACGAGGTCTTCCGCGAAGCCACATGGGAAGAGGCGCTGCAAAAAGCCTCCGGCGGCCTCAAAACCATCATCGACCGCGACGGCGGCCACGCCCTCGCCGGCTTCGGCTCCGCCAAGGGCACCAATGAAGAGGCATACCTCTTCCAGAAGCTCGTGCGCCAAGGCTTCGGCACCAACAACGTCGACCATTGCACCCGCCTCTGCCACGCCTCCTCGGTCGCCGC includes the following:
- the pgeF gene encoding peptidoglycan editing factor PgeF, which encodes MTLEIITSPALAPVSHGFFTRKGGASSGVFEGLNCGGGSSDLSDAVALNRVRVAGAMDVAPDALVTVHQVHSPDVVTVTGPLGDAKPKADALVSATKGVALGILTADCQPVLFADAEAGVVGAAHAGWRGALAGVLARTVEAMEALGARRENIAAVIGPSISQRAYEVGPEFFEDFMAEDPEFARFFAGGEGDRMQFDLPGFGLHMLREAGVGTAEWTGHCTYSDPTRFYSFRRTTHRGEADYGRLISVIRL
- a CDS encoding class I SAM-dependent methyltransferase, with protein sequence MTALEEKLKARIAAEGPMGMDGWMAACLTDPEHGYYTTRDPLGAAGDFITAPEISQMFGEMIGLWLAQVWMDQGGPAPFVLAEVGPGRGTLMADILRAAGKAPGFAEAAQVVLVETSPALKAVQAEALEGFAPRWVERVEQLPEGPLYLVANEFFDALPVRQFIRVEGGWHERCVGLEGEGFGFATRPVQAPELDYRLEDTAPGDLVETCAEAAKVAGEIGQRLARHRAGVALIVDYGDVLSKGDTVQALRAHAPVGVLETPGEADLTAHVDFGALAAARGPAEAAPLTPQGVFLERLGITARAQALAGRLTGAALSEHIAAHRRLTHPEEMGRLFKCLALHPSNTATPPGF
- the lgt gene encoding prolipoprotein diacylglyceryl transferase, with translation MQALIPFPEIDPAIFTLPLFGMEFSLRWYALAYIAGIIAGWRMGVALSGKARLWPGNQVPMSREKADDMLTWIVLGIILGGRLGYVLFYKPGHYLENPGDILRLWDGGMAFHGGLLGVIIGVWIFCARNAINKMNIADLLAVCVPPGLFFGRIANFINAELYGRPTDVAWGVKFPSMCFDPVAQGCAVAGQWFYTGAEVARHPSQLYEAGLEGLLLGVIVLVMALRGSFKVPGLTVGVFFLGYGVSRFIVEFYRLADDQFITAENPAGYVMRLGEWGITKGQQLSLPMVALGIALIAYALIRRRRAAVA
- a CDS encoding accessory factor UbiK family protein; protein product: MQTRNKLFDDLSQLMTNAMGVAQGAKDEAETALRGWMDRWLVDRDFVTREEFDAVRAMAQKAREENEALKARLDALEAAAAKK
- a CDS encoding YbjN domain-containing protein produces the protein MSLSESYLESEDLHPIDIVENLAEHHAWDFDRIADDQIAMAVEGQWRTYSITLAWSGYDETLRLICTFEMEPPEDKHGALYEVLNSVNDMCWAGAFTYWAEQKLMVYRYGLVMGGGQMAHPEQIDKLIGAAVSAAERFYPAMQLVVWGDRTAKDAMQVAIAEAYGRA
- the proC gene encoding pyrroline-5-carboxylate reductase, which produces MMDELNTRGLVLLGCGKMGGAMLAGWLAGGLKPEAVTVLDPHPSDWLKAQTGVRINTDLPESPAVAIIAVKPQMMGDALPALRALGAATTFVSIAAGTPIAAFEEALGAVPVVRAMPNTPAAVGRGISAVIGNSAVTPEQLDMACDLLSAVGEVVRLENEDQIDAVTGVSGSGPAYVFHMIEALAQAGEAQGLAPELAMQLARATVCGAGELAHSDAETSVAQLRKNVTSPNGTTQAGLEVLMPELPDLMRRTVEAATNRAKELRS
- a CDS encoding tRNA-binding protein; this encodes MSEITFDDFMKVDIRVGTITKVEPFPEARKPAYKLWVDYGDEIGVKKSSAQITVHYTLEELVGRQVMGVVNFPPRQIGPFMSEALVLGVPDENGEVVLLGPGQAVPIGGRMF
- a CDS encoding thymidine kinase; amino-acid sequence: MAKLYFHYSTMNAGKSTILLQASHNYRERGMETYLLNVAFDDRAGEGTIGSRIGLEAAADTFTDCDDLFDKIDARMKRGPCACVFIDEAQFLTKAQVWQLAKVVDDLGVPVMCYGLRVDFMGELFPGSAALLALADEMREVRTICHCGKKATMVVRMGEDGEVLREGAQVQIGGNETYLSLCRRHWREAMGR
- a CDS encoding BrnA antitoxin family protein, which encodes MPVDPEKMTKIERQHFMYGVDALRMIEHDIHDRLWDLKGCPPDWHDIWRDDDRRDVKRARVTMSLDADVLKFFRALGPGYQPRINRVLRAFMHMRLAKVIEGPDVNDYILRPEDLASKRRRRAEYGDSEEGV